In the Ilumatobacteraceae bacterium genome, one interval contains:
- a CDS encoding dienelactone hydrolase family protein, with protein sequence MVDVIVFHHALGVTAGVRAFADRLMAAGHRVMVPDLYDGETLDTIEAGVGHAEAIGFDTIIDRGVAVVTATDEPFVTIGFSLGVLPAQSLAQTHRRAVGAVLCHAAIPLGTFADDWPEGVALQLHNAPDDSWGDLDEAQALAAAVPGAELFRYDTARHLVADSSVDDYDADIAEQIIDRTLMLLATVS encoded by the coding sequence ATGGTGGACGTCATCGTGTTCCACCACGCCCTGGGGGTGACGGCGGGTGTGCGCGCGTTCGCCGACCGCCTGATGGCCGCCGGTCATCGGGTGATGGTGCCCGACCTCTACGACGGCGAGACGTTGGACACCATCGAAGCCGGTGTCGGCCACGCGGAGGCGATCGGATTCGACACGATCATCGACCGGGGCGTGGCGGTCGTCACGGCGACCGACGAACCGTTCGTGACGATCGGGTTCTCGCTCGGGGTGCTCCCGGCGCAGAGCCTCGCGCAGACGCACCGGCGGGCGGTCGGCGCGGTGCTGTGCCATGCCGCGATCCCGCTCGGCACGTTCGCCGACGACTGGCCCGAGGGTGTGGCGCTCCAGTTGCACAACGCACCCGACGACTCGTGGGGCGACCTCGACGAGGCGCAGGCCCTGGCCGCGGCGGTACCGGGCGCCGAGCTGTTCCGGTACGACACGGCGCGTCACCTCGTCGCCGACTCGAGCGTCGACGACTACGACGCCGACATCGCCGAGCAGATCATCGACCGCACGCTCATGCTGCTTGCGACCGTCTCCTGA
- a CDS encoding SRPBCC family protein → MSDTSSTSPTSGSATIEISACPEAVFAILTDLDRLPLLSPENERCEFLGDSTIVEIGARFRGYNRVRDYEWHADCVVTELEPGRSFAYEVPPQFEHATTWRYVVESHGDGCIVTESFEAPMLALPEVYPGKIEGRRDHLERACATTLANLKTMAEA, encoded by the coding sequence ATGAGCGACACGTCGAGCACGAGCCCCACGAGCGGTTCCGCCACGATCGAGATCTCGGCTTGCCCCGAGGCGGTCTTCGCGATCCTGACCGACCTCGACCGGCTCCCCCTACTGAGCCCGGAGAACGAGCGGTGTGAGTTCCTCGGCGACTCGACCATCGTGGAGATCGGAGCGAGGTTCCGTGGCTACAACCGGGTCCGCGACTACGAGTGGCACGCCGACTGCGTCGTCACCGAACTCGAGCCGGGTCGGTCGTTCGCCTACGAGGTCCCGCCGCAGTTCGAACACGCCACCACGTGGCGGTACGTCGTCGAGTCGCACGGCGACGGCTGCATCGTGACCGAGTCGTTCGAGGCGCCGATGCTGGCGCTGCCCGAGGTGTATCCGGGCAAGATCGAGGGACGGCGCGACCACCTCGAACGAGCCTGCGCCACCACGCTCGCGAACCTGAAGACCATGGCGGAGGCCTGA